The sequence AACACGAAGGCATAGCGCGCATCGCGCGAGTAGGTCACGTGCGCATGCGACAGGTCGCCCAGACCGGGCACCGAGCCAAGGCGCGTCCGGCCGCTGTGCTCAACCACCTGCACCGTCCCCGTTGCGCGCTCGATCACCACGCCCATATCGCCCGTGCCCCTCAGCGCCGGTGTTTGTGCACACCCCGCCAGCAACCCGAGCGAAAGAAGTCCAACCCCCAGCATCCGACCCATCATTTCGACAACTCCAACTGTTGTGCTACAGGCGGAAAGCCCTGCATCAGGCGGGCCACAATCCATTCGGCCTCCTGCTCGCTCATGAACGGCGCCCAGCCCGGCATGGCCGTGCCCGGGCGGCCCATCATCACCGTTGCCACCAGCGACTCTGCCGGCTTGCCCTTGAGGTCCGACGGCAGCAGTGCCGGCCCAAGGCCGCCCTGCAGCGTCAGGCCATGACAGGAGCCGCAGTCCTGTCGCACCATGTTGACGAGCTCCTTCTGCCGCGCAGCGGCCGGCT comes from Denitromonas sp. and encodes:
- a CDS encoding cytochrome c, which gives rise to MAVDRSLWVHVVVLLGVAAVAATAQAEPAAARQKELVNMVRQDCGSCHGLTLQGGLGPALLPSDLKGKPAESLVATVMMGRPGTAMPGWAPFMSEQEAEWIVARLMQGFPPVAQQLELSK